A section of the Salmo salar chromosome ssa05, Ssal_v3.1, whole genome shotgun sequence genome encodes:
- the LOC106605735 gene encoding inhibitor of growth protein 4, with amino-acid sequence MNSSSPEVVLFTFSKMAAGMYLEHYLDSIENLPFELQRNFNLMRDLDQRTEDLKGQIDSLAKDYTSNARTLSSEQKLTILRQIQQSYSKSKEFGDDKVQLAMQTYEMVDKHIRRLDTDLARFEADLKEKQIESTDYDSTSSKGKKSESRGLKEKKVAKTRSKVKSSDEDGSPKSAQKKVKLLQPGEFTAPAANFGNVHPSDVLDMPVDPNEPTYCLCHQVSYGEMIGCDNTDCSIEWFHFACVGLTTKPRGKWYCPRCSQDRKRK; translated from the exons ATGAACTCGTCCTCGCCGGAAGTTGTGTTGTTTACATTTTCCAAGATGGCGGCGGGAATGTATTTGGAACACTATTTGGACA GCATAGAGAACCTGCCATTTGAACTGCAGAGGAACTTCAATTTGATGAGGGACTTGGATCAACGTACAGAGG atcTAAAGGGGCAGATAGACTCCCTAGCAAAGGATTACACATCCAACGCCAGGACCCTCTCGTCTGAACAGAAGCTTACTATTCTGAGGCAGATCCAGCAATCATACAGCAAAAGCAAGGAGTTTGGGGATGACAAAGTGCAACTGGCCATGCAGACTTATGAGATG GTGGACAAGCACATCCGGAGACTGGACACAGACCTGGCCCGCTTTGAGGCCGACCTGAAGGAGAAGCAGATAGAGAGCACAGACTATGATTCCACCTCCAGTAAGGGAAAGAAAA GTGAGTCCAGGGGGCTGAAAGAGAAGAAGGTGGCTAAAACTCGGTCTAAAGTGAAGAGCTCCGATGAAGATGGCAGTCCGAAGAGTGCACAGAAGAAAGTCAAACTTCTCCAGCC GGGGGAGTTCACTGCTCCAGCGGCTAACTTTGGGAACGTGCATCCCTCTGACGTGCTGGACATGCCAGTGGACCCCAATGAGCCCACCTACTGCCTGTGTCACCAGGTGTCCTATGGAGAGATGATTGGCTGTGACAACACAGAT TGTTCCATCGAATGGTTCCACTTTGCCTGCGTGGGCCTGACGACGAAACCAAGAGGGAAATG GTATTGTCCACGCTGCTCtcaagacagaaagagaaagtaa
- the LOC106576663 gene encoding probable 28S rRNA (cytosine-C(5))-methyltransferase gives MGRKLDPTTYVKKGPGRKSRKQKGAETELAKFLTDEDTAPKRLSSRSRKRAGKRAQVTKKPKETIEKEETKKGFTDENSEWLKPAKRKREVGQSDNEDDSDSQWEQEEDEGQGGGENKKGEKLLIEGDDDDDDDLVDDYGALEDSSEGEGEVDGDGEELLPIERAARKQKKLQEAIGQESDDDDDDDKGKSGDEDMDEDDTVQANIDEMDKFILPGAEEIAKEGVLLVDLQTIHQRIKDNVDVLSHFATKREEGKERTEYLSLLKKDLSTYYSYNNFLIDKLLDIFPVSELIDFLEANEIQRPVTIRTNTLKTRRRDLAQALINRGVNLDPLGKWSKVGLVIFDSSVPIGATPEYLAGHYMLQGASSFLPVMALSPQEGETVLDMSSAPGGKTTYMAQLMRNTGVIVANDASADRLKSVVGNIHRLGVTNSMICNYDGRQFPKVMGGFDRVLLDAPCSGTGVISKDPAVKTSKDESDILRLAHLQKELILAAIDSVNAESPSGGYLVYCTCSIMVEENEWVVDYALKKRNVKLVQTGLDFGKEGFTRFKERRFHPSLKLSRRFYPHSHNMDGFFVAKLKKFSNTVPTTAVDKDGEEETEPSEAVEVTADSSDEDGPSKAGSKNKSKKQKPVPGKPAVSQKTTANGKPAKSIGKKTTNPSTLKKGEKPTGQKKAKIAKMDGGTVKVDGELKKSNTVKTEGETTKESKERSRFEKKRDKQRKSPMQSKKRMGKNKFNKLKKLLKKEEVGQ, from the exons ATGGGTAGGAAGTTGGATCCCACCACTTATGTGAAGAAGGGGCCTGGGCGGAAGTCCAGGAAGCAGAAAGGAGCAGAGACTGAGCTGGCCAAGTTCTTAACGGATG AGGATACTGCACCAAAACGACTGTCAAGCAGGTCCAGGAAAAG AGCTGGGAAGCGAGCTCAAGTGACCAAAAAGCCCAAGGAAACCATTGAGAAGGAGGAGACAAAAAAAG GATTCACAGATGAAAACAGTGAATGGCTGAAGCCAGCAAAGAGGAAGCGTGAGGTCGGCCAATCGGATAACGAGGACGACAGTGACAGCCAATGGGAGCAGGAAGAGGACGAGGGACAAGGGGGAGGGGAGAACAAAAAAGGGGAAAAACTGCTAATTGaaggagatgatgatgatgatgatgacctgGTTGATGACTACGGTGCATTGGAGGACAGCagtgaaggagagggggaagtagACGGTGATGGAGAGGAG CTGCTCCCCATTGAGCGAGCTGCCAGGAAGCAGAAGAAGCTGCAGGAAGCcataggccaggagagtgatgatgatgatgatgatgataagggGAAGAGTggagatgaagacatggatgaaGATGACACGGTACAGGCTAATATAGATGAGATGGACAAATTCATACTACCTGGAGCAGAGGAGATAGCAAAAGAGG GCGTTTTGCTTGTAGACCTGCAGACCATCCACCAGAGAATAAAGGACAACGTGGACGTTCTCTCTCACTTTGCTaccaagagagaggaggggaaagagagaacaGAGTACCTCTCTCTCCTCAAAAAGGATCTTTCCACTTACTACAGCTACAACAATTTCCTCATAGACAAACTGCTGGATATCTTCCCAGTGTCAGAG CTGATTGATTTCCTGGAGGCCAATGAAATTCAGCGACCTGTCACCATTCGGACCAATACACTGAAGACAAGGAGGAGGGACTTGGCTCAG GCCCTGATCAACAGAGGGGTGAATCTGGATCCTCTGGGGAAGTGGTCTAAAGTGGGCCTGGTCATCTTTGACTCCTCAGTACCCATAG GTGCGACCCCAGAGTACCTAGCTGGTCACTACATGCTGCAGGGAGCCTCCAGCTTCCTGCCTGTCATGGCTCTCTCTCCCCAGGAGGGGGAGACTGTGCTCGACATGAGCTCAGCTCCCGGGGGAAAGACCACCTATATGG CCCAGTTGAtgaggaacacaggagtgattgtgGCCAATGATGCCAGTGCTGACAGACTGAAGAGTGTGGTGGGCAACATCCACCGTCTGGGAGTCACCAACTCAATGATCTGTAACTATGACGGGAGGCAGTTCCCTAAG GTAATGGGTGGGTTTGACAGAGTGCTGCTTGATGCTCCCTGCTCAGGCACAGGAGTAATCTCCAAAGACCCTGCTGTGAAGACCAGTAAA GACGAGTCTGACATCCTGCGGTTGGCCCACCTGCAGAAGGAGCTCATCCTGGCGGCCATCGACTCGGTCAACGCTGAGTCTCCCTCTGGAGGCTATCTGGTGTACTGCACATGCTCTATCATG GTGGAGGAGAATGAGTGGGTAGTGGACTATGCTCTCAAGAAAAGAAACGTCAAACTCGTCCAGACTGGACTGGACTTTGGCAAAGAAGGTTTCACCAG ATTCAAAGAGAGACGATTCCATCCCTCTCTGAAACTCTCACGCCGGTTCTATCCTCATTCCCACAACATGGACGGTTTCTTTGTGGCCAAGCTGAAAAAGTTCTCCAACACGGTCCCAACCACAGCAGTTGACAAAG ATGGAGAAGAGGAAACCGAGCCATCTGAGGCAGTAGAGGTTACAGCTGATTCCTCTGATGAGGACGGACCATCTAAAGCAGGGTCTAAGAACAAGTCCAAGAAGCAGAAGCCAGTCCCTGGCAAGCCAGCTGTGTCACAGAAGACCACAGCCAACGGGAAGCCAGCCAAAAGCATCGGCAAGAAAACAACAAACCCAAGCACCTTGAAAAAGGGTGAGAAACCGACCGGGCAGAAAAAGGCAAAGATTGCTAAGATGGATGGTGGGACTGTGAAAGTGGACGGAGAGCTCAAGAAGTccaacacagtcaaaacagaaGGGGAGACAACCAAAGAATCAAAGGAAAGGAGCAGGTTTGAGAAAAAACGCGATAAACAGAGGAAATCCCCCATGCAGAGCAAGAAGAGAATGGGGAAGAACAAATTCAATAAGTTGAAGAAGCTGCTAAAAAAAGAAGAGGTTGGACAATGA